A window of the Corythoichthys intestinalis isolate RoL2023-P3 chromosome 6, ASM3026506v1, whole genome shotgun sequence genome harbors these coding sequences:
- the LOC130917297 gene encoding uncharacterized protein LOC130917297 → MASPLPSSSRLFCSVCCMYSEHPGSFVEGSSSCRKCSLVSGLETRVSELEARLCTLETKASPSYSQVVAGPAGRACGSRIASAVSPPASLVQPGEIKDGFVTVRGKRSGKRTTLVHQQLHVSNRFAPLSDTPAEPDTLVIGSSIVRDVKHPAVSVRCYPGARVGDIEGNLRLLKQSRKRFRRIVIHAGGNDARRRQSEVLKLNVASVCELAKSMADTVVFSGPLPNLVNDEMYSRFSSFNRWLSRWCPENDIVFVDNWHAFWGKPGLMRRDGIHPTWDGAALLTRNLAAKLSLPK, encoded by the coding sequence ATGGCTAGCCCTCTGCCTTCTTCCTCCCGTCTTTTCTGCTCAGTGTGCTGTATGTATAGCGAGCACCCTGGCTCCTTCGTCGAGGGCAGTAGTAGCTGTAGGAAGTGTAGCTTGGTCTCAGGGTTGGAGACCAGGGTTTCTGAGCTAGAAGCACGGCTCTGCACCCTAGAGACGAAAGCTAGTCCTAGCTATAGCCAGGTAGTGGCAGGGCCCGCAGGTCGTGCTTGCGGTAGTAGGATTGCTAGCGCCGTTAGCCCCCCAGCGAGCCTCGTGCAGCCGGGGGAAATTAAGGACGGATTTGTGACTGTACGGGGGAAGCGCAGTGGTAAACGCACAACCTTAGTGCACCAGCAGCTTCACGTCAGCAATAGGTTTGCCCCCCTCAGCGACACACCGGCTGAACCAGACACTCTCGTAATTGGAAGCTCCATAGTTAGAGACGTGAAGCACCCGGCGGTGTCTGTCAGGTGTTACCCAGGGGCCAGAGTCGGTGACATCGAAGGAAACCTCAGGCTCTTAAAGCAGAGTAGGAAGAGGTTCCGCCGTATCGTGATTCACGCAGGCGGTAACGACGCCCGGCGGAGACAGTCTGAGGTGCTTAAATTAAACGTAGCCTcggtgtgtgaacttgctaagtcgatggcggacactgtagttttctctggtcctctgcctaatttggtcaatgatgagatgtactctagattctcatcatttaaccgctggttgtctagatggtgcccagaaaacgatatagtctttgttgataactggcacgcgttttggggcaagcccgggctcatgcgccgagacggcattcatccgacttgggacggtgctgctctcttaactcgaaatttggccgccaaactaagtctcccaaagtga